The following are encoded in a window of Natronoarchaeum philippinense genomic DNA:
- a CDS encoding conditioned medium-induced protein 4: MDEKTEELRDIFIDVTDEDTVTESQEDTRGSLAGAGDGNVSERIEGVIESMRERYEFETELSTERLCELVERFYEGDGDAEIARALDESRMTVVRARLDLHLVRDRDLEAPFDVGEFRRALADDASTADLAETFDVSESTVRRYRRVVEAENESRQANDRYRDEFDSILADADLSERITEDVQQDGLDDATEGMETDVSF, translated from the coding sequence ATGGACGAGAAGACCGAGGAACTCCGGGACATCTTCATCGACGTGACGGACGAAGACACCGTCACCGAGTCCCAGGAGGACACCCGGGGGTCGCTCGCTGGCGCGGGCGACGGGAACGTCTCAGAGCGGATCGAGGGGGTGATCGAGAGCATGCGCGAGCGCTACGAGTTCGAGACCGAGCTCTCGACCGAGCGGCTCTGTGAACTCGTCGAGCGCTTCTACGAGGGGGACGGTGACGCCGAAATCGCGCGTGCGCTCGACGAGTCACGGATGACGGTCGTCCGCGCTCGGCTCGATTTGCACCTCGTCCGCGACCGGGATCTGGAAGCCCCGTTCGACGTGGGGGAGTTCCGCCGCGCGCTCGCGGACGACGCCTCGACGGCCGACCTCGCCGAGACGTTCGACGTCAGCGAGTCGACCGTCCGACGCTATCGGCGCGTCGTCGAGGCCGAAAACGAGTCCCGACAGGCAAACGACCGCTACCGCGACGAGTTCGACAGCATCCTCGCCGACGCCGACCTCTCCGAGCGCATCACCGAGGACGTTCAGCAGGACGGCCTCGACGACGCCACCGAGGGGATGGAGACCGACGTTTCCTTCTGA
- a CDS encoding biotin transporter BioY → MQQADGTVDLVDEEYVVGLSGAALFAALAGALAYLSVPYPLSPAPVTLQVLGIFLMGVFLGAKWGGLSAVLYVLAGSLGAPIFAGGGAGFGTLLGVTGGYLWSYPIAVVLMGWLAYGGLGIGSPQETSDARLVAALAAGTLVIYAFGTAQMLVINELALVEAIMVGAVVFFPAEAAKIAAVIAVVESGAVPDWSPTGAEQRG, encoded by the coding sequence ATGCAGCAGGCAGATGGAACTGTCGATCTCGTGGACGAAGAGTACGTCGTCGGACTGAGCGGTGCGGCGCTGTTCGCCGCGTTGGCCGGGGCGCTCGCCTACCTTTCGGTGCCGTATCCGCTTTCCCCAGCGCCGGTGACGCTACAAGTTCTTGGCATCTTTCTCATGGGCGTGTTTCTCGGCGCGAAGTGGGGCGGGCTCTCGGCGGTGCTGTACGTGCTCGCCGGCAGCCTCGGCGCGCCGATCTTCGCCGGCGGCGGCGCCGGCTTCGGCACGCTGCTGGGCGTGACGGGCGGCTATCTCTGGTCGTACCCAATCGCAGTCGTGTTGATGGGCTGGCTCGCCTACGGAGGACTGGGAATCGGATCGCCACAGGAGACCAGCGACGCTCGGCTCGTCGCCGCGCTCGCGGCCGGGACCCTCGTGATCTACGCGTTCGGGACCGCCCAGATGCTGGTTATCAACGAGCTGGCGCTGGTCGAGGCCATCATGGTCGGGGCCGTCGTATTCTTCCCCGCCGAGGCTGCCAAGATCGCTGCCGTGATCGCCGTCGTCGAGAGCGGCGCCGTCCCCGACTGGTCGCCGACTGGCGCCGAGCAGCGAGGATGA
- a CDS encoding energy-coupling factor ABC transporter ATP-binding protein, giving the protein MIETRGLVCRYGETTVLDDVSLRIDDGEFVVLAGANGSGKTTLVRQFNGLETPDEGTVLVDDTPVADDLLGARRRVGMVFQTPRDQFVAATVGEDIAFGPRNLGLAEAEIDRRVGDALDAVGLVGRREERIDRLSGGERERVAIAGALAMEPDHLVLDEPFTGLDEPARTSVLDRLAALSDDGTGIVVVTHDLRDVLELADRVVALADGRVAADVPADEARSALDGLGVRVPALGESERARTD; this is encoded by the coding sequence ATGATCGAGACGCGGGGGCTGGTCTGTCGCTACGGCGAGACGACGGTGCTCGACGACGTGTCGCTGCGGATCGACGACGGCGAGTTCGTCGTGCTGGCCGGCGCCAACGGCAGCGGGAAGACGACGCTCGTCCGGCAGTTCAACGGGTTGGAAACGCCCGACGAAGGAACTGTACTTGTCGACGACACGCCGGTCGCAGACGATCTGCTCGGCGCGCGCCGGCGCGTTGGGATGGTGTTTCAGACACCCCGCGACCAGTTCGTCGCCGCGACGGTGGGGGAAGACATCGCGTTCGGACCGCGAAACCTCGGGCTCGCGGAAGCCGAGATCGACCGCCGCGTCGGCGACGCCCTCGACGCCGTCGGGCTGGTCGGTCGGCGCGAGGAGCGCATCGACCGCCTCTCGGGCGGCGAGCGAGAGCGGGTCGCCATCGCCGGCGCGCTGGCGATGGAGCCCGACCACTTGGTGCTCGACGAGCCTTTTACCGGGCTGGACGAGCCCGCTCGAACGTCGGTGCTGGACCGACTGGCCGCGCTCAGCGATGACGGAACAGGAATTGTCGTCGTCACGCACGACCTGCGTGACGTGCTGGAACTCGCAGATCGGGTCGTCGCGCTGGCCGACGGGCGCGTCGCCGCCGACGTGCCTGCCGACGAAGCCCGCTCCGCGCTCGACGGGCTCGGCGTTCGCGTTCCAGCACTTGGAGAGAGCGAACGCGCGCGTACTGACTGA
- a CDS encoding energy-coupling factor transporter transmembrane component T family protein: MLTYEPGDTLAHRLDPRTKLAVQFCFAIAVFAHESPAALAVLTALAALAPVSAGIGPVRALSAFRFVLLLLAAAPVIAAATLGPPWFDLSNAAASALGSYRVVLVLLVSAAYVASTPARDSRTAIQWLVPGRLGVTLGVGVSLVFRFLPVLRADLRSIRDAIAARGGDRGSFVQRARRIGVRGVARTFRRADRLALALQARCFAWNPTLPTLSFGRRDLPVLALSVGLVLSALV; this comes from the coding sequence ATGCTAACCTACGAACCCGGCGACACGCTGGCCCACCGGCTGGATCCGCGAACGAAACTCGCCGTCCAGTTTTGCTTTGCCATCGCTGTGTTCGCACACGAGAGTCCCGCGGCGCTGGCGGTGCTGACGGCGCTCGCAGCGCTGGCGCCGGTGAGTGCCGGCATCGGACCGGTCCGGGCGCTCTCGGCGTTCCGGTTCGTGCTCCTCTTGCTGGCCGCCGCGCCGGTGATCGCCGCCGCGACGCTCGGGCCGCCGTGGTTCGATCTCTCTAACGCCGCGGCCTCGGCGCTGGGGAGCTATCGCGTCGTGCTGGTGTTGCTCGTCAGCGCGGCCTACGTCGCGTCGACGCCGGCCCGCGACTCGCGGACGGCGATCCAGTGGCTCGTCCCCGGCCGGCTGGGCGTCACCCTTGGCGTCGGCGTCAGCCTCGTGTTTCGCTTTCTGCCGGTGTTGCGCGCCGACCTGCGCTCGATCCGGGACGCCATCGCGGCGCGGGGCGGAGATCGAGGGTCGTTCGTCCAACGCGCGCGACGCATCGGCGTCCGCGGCGTCGCCCGGACGTTCCGGCGTGCCGATCGGCTCGCGCTGGCGCTGCAGGCCCGGTGTTTCGCGTGGAACCCGACGCTGCCGACGCTCTCTTTTGGCCGTCGTGATCTACCGGTGCTGGCGCTCTCGGTTGGCTTGGTGCTCTCGGCGCTGGTGTGA
- a CDS encoding (Fe-S)-binding protein — protein MTLLAQASGEVTRPTFFEISYVGKAIFYMLAAVAILIFLNGVYERFARYARGDDDRRDRLADLPGRLFEAVKIVGSNQYQFNRDLTAGVMHAFIMWGFLTLLIGTTILGIDMDFYRPLTGESFWTGEFYLAYSFVLDAMGLLFVVGVGMAIYKRYWKRSDRLWGKHTSLEDDLFVWTLFVLGVGGYLLEGVGIVGRGFPDHESISFVGYFLALGFDAGGLSASGAQAIYPAVWWLHGLHALAFVAAVPYAKPFHMLSSFANVVTRDENAGSRLPGVPADLDATNAESLDDFTWKELLDQDACTKCGRCSSVCPANASDRPLDPRDVILDLKSYRESLDDGGEEKPIVADGGASVIDSETMESCMACMACMDACPVEIEHLNSFTRMNRQLTDQGDVDSNVQDVFQNVMQKGNTFGDPQRNRADWADPLEIEPTDAREEEVEYLWYVGDYPSFDERNKKVARSLAKLFEAADVEWGILFDDEKYDGNDVRRIGEEFLYLELAGHHVETFEDCEFEKIVCTDPHSYNTIENEYPELDFEEFADDPMMPFDYDEHWNTDGEIEVFHWTQVVEELVEAGRLGLSGTELDYTVTYHDPCHLGRYNDEYEAPRELIRATGCELHEMPRNRADSFCCGGGGGGLWMEFDEEPKPSEERLREALEDTDAGESVEKFVVACPMCMTMYEDGRKTGGYEDELEIVDVAELLVEAVTGDDPDELGTD, from the coding sequence GTGACACTCCTCGCACAGGCGAGCGGAGAGGTGACCCGACCGACGTTCTTCGAGATCAGCTACGTCGGTAAGGCCATCTTCTACATGCTCGCCGCGGTGGCGATCTTGATCTTCCTCAACGGCGTCTACGAGCGATTCGCCCGGTACGCACGCGGCGACGACGACCGACGCGACCGGCTGGCGGATCTGCCGGGACGCCTGTTCGAGGCGGTCAAAATCGTCGGGTCGAACCAGTATCAGTTCAACCGAGATCTGACCGCGGGCGTGATGCACGCCTTCATCATGTGGGGCTTTCTCACCCTGCTGATCGGCACGACGATTCTCGGCATCGACATGGACTTCTACCGGCCGCTGACCGGCGAGTCGTTCTGGACCGGCGAGTTCTATCTGGCGTACTCGTTCGTGCTCGACGCGATGGGACTGCTCTTTGTCGTCGGCGTCGGGATGGCCATCTACAAGCGCTACTGGAAGCGCTCGGATCGGCTCTGGGGGAAACACACCAGTTTAGAGGACGATCTGTTCGTCTGGACGCTGTTCGTGCTCGGCGTCGGCGGCTACCTGCTCGAAGGCGTCGGCATCGTCGGTCGGGGCTTTCCTGACCACGAGTCGATCAGCTTCGTCGGCTACTTCCTCGCACTCGGGTTCGACGCCGGCGGGCTGTCCGCTTCGGGCGCGCAAGCGATCTACCCCGCCGTGTGGTGGCTCCACGGACTCCACGCGCTGGCGTTTGTCGCTGCGGTGCCGTACGCCAAGCCGTTCCACATGCTCTCGTCGTTCGCCAACGTCGTGACGCGCGACGAGAACGCTGGCTCCCGGCTGCCGGGCGTTCCCGCCGATCTCGACGCCACGAACGCCGAGTCGCTGGATGATTTCACGTGGAAGGAACTGCTCGATCAGGACGCCTGCACGAAATGTGGCCGATGCTCGTCGGTCTGTCCGGCGAACGCGTCGGACCGACCGCTCGACCCGCGCGACGTGATTCTGGACCTGAAATCCTACCGCGAGTCGCTCGACGACGGCGGCGAGGAGAAACCGATCGTTGCTGATGGGGGTGCCAGCGTCATCGACAGCGAGACGATGGAGTCCTGCATGGCCTGTATGGCCTGCATGGACGCCTGCCCCGTTGAGATCGAGCACCTCAACTCCTTCACCCGGATGAATCGCCAACTGACCGATCAGGGCGACGTGGACTCGAACGTCCAAGACGTGTTCCAGAACGTGATGCAGAAGGGCAACACGTTCGGCGATCCCCAACGCAATCGCGCGGACTGGGCCGACCCGCTGGAGATCGAACCGACCGACGCCCGCGAGGAGGAAGTCGAGTACCTCTGGTACGTCGGCGACTACCCGAGCTTCGACGAGCGCAACAAGAAGGTCGCCCGGTCGCTCGCCAAACTGTTCGAGGCCGCCGACGTGGAGTGGGGCATCCTGTTCGACGACGAGAAGTACGACGGCAACGACGTGCGCCGGATCGGCGAGGAGTTCCTCTACCTCGAACTCGCCGGCCACCACGTCGAGACCTTCGAGGACTGCGAGTTCGAGAAAATCGTCTGTACCGACCCCCACTCGTACAACACGATCGAAAACGAGTACCCCGAACTCGACTTCGAGGAGTTCGCGGACGACCCGATGATGCCGTTCGACTACGACGAACACTGGAACACCGACGGCGAGATCGAGGTGTTCCACTGGACGCAGGTCGTCGAGGAACTCGTCGAGGCGGGCCGGCTGGGGCTCTCAGGGACCGAACTCGACTACACCGTCACCTACCACGACCCCTGCCACCTCGGCCGGTACAACGACGAGTACGAGGCCCCGCGCGAACTGATCCGGGCGACGGGCTGTGAGCTCCACGAGATGCCGCGCAACCGCGCCGATTCGTTCTGCTGTGGCGGCGGTGGCGGCGGCCTCTGGATGGAGTTCGACGAAGAGCCCAAGCCCAGCGAAGAGCGGCTCCGGGAGGCGCTGGAGGATACCGACGCCGGCGAGTCGGTCGAGAAGTTCGTCGTCGCCTGCCCGATGTGCATGACGATGTACGAAGACGGCCGCAAGACCGGCGGCTACGAAGACGAGCTCGAAATCGTCGACGTGGCCGAACTGCTCGTCGAGGCCGTCACGGGGGACGATCCCGACGAACTGGGTACGGACTGA
- a CDS encoding OapC/ArvC family zinc-ribbon domain-containing protein has product MPHQCTNCGRTFPDGSKEMLSGCPDCGGTKFQFEPSGGGGGAGGADKSTPSASSTAASSGADDTTSASETASTDETSTVSQAKQTVSDWVGRGSQTEADDAAASTADGDRSQSTQTDGSRSNIESTGNWPSVGSRDPSDDPTRSGDHPSRPTDTSGSPVDRASSATGASSSPVDSDPATTDDAELSPETSGEDTAQASARSDVVDPNDLPSDATGGAGRSDQQRNADHGSAPPDDADGTVVGTPNDEQPDLEALRKELNEQFESIKIVRPGEYELNLMELYDRDEYIISLMEDGRYAIEVPDAWRGGE; this is encoded by the coding sequence ATGCCCCACCAGTGTACGAACTGCGGCCGGACGTTCCCCGACGGCTCCAAGGAGATGCTGTCGGGCTGTCCGGACTGTGGTGGCACCAAGTTCCAGTTCGAGCCCTCCGGTGGTGGGGGCGGGGCCGGAGGAGCTGACAAGTCAACTCCGTCGGCTTCCTCGACAGCGGCGTCAAGCGGAGCCGACGACACAACCAGCGCCAGCGAAACCGCCAGCACAGACGAGACTAGTACCGTCTCGCAGGCGAAACAGACCGTCAGCGACTGGGTCGGTCGCGGCAGCCAGACCGAGGCCGACGACGCCGCGGCGTCGACCGCCGACGGAGACCGATCTCAGAGCACGCAAACCGACGGGTCGCGGTCGAACATCGAATCGACGGGGAACTGGCCGTCCGTCGGCAGCCGCGACCCCAGCGACGATCCGACTCGATCGGGAGACCACCCGTCTCGGCCGACCGATACCTCGGGATCCCCGGTCGATCGCGCGTCTTCAGCGACCGGTGCCTCATCTTCTCCGGTTGACTCCGACCCCGCGACCACAGACGACGCCGAGCTGTCGCCGGAAACTTCCGGAGAGGACACCGCACAGGCCAGCGCTCGATCGGATGTCGTCGATCCGAACGACCTCCCGAGCGACGCCACAGGCGGTGCCGGTAGATCCGACCAGCAGCGCAACGCCGACCACGGCTCGGCGCCGCCGGACGACGCCGACGGCACGGTCGTCGGGACGCCGAACGACGAACAGCCCGACCTCGAAGCGCTGCGCAAGGAACTCAACGAGCAGTTCGAGAGCATCAAGATCGTCCGCCCGGGCGAGTACGAGCTCAACCTGATGGAGCTGTACGACCGCGACGAGTACATCATCTCGCTGATGGAGGACGGCCGCTACGCCATCGAAGTCCCCGACGCGTGGCGCGGCGGTGAGTAA
- a CDS encoding DUF2073 domain-containing protein yields the protein MPEVKEPADGVQIDLISGERMDGMASMEKIRMILDSVRDSNIVILEQGLSPDEESKLIEVTMTEITPADPDDFNGIEIETYPRSETDSTGLFGRLMGKEDTSKLTVIGPANQIETLHKDETLISALVSRQ from the coding sequence ATGCCGGAAGTGAAAGAACCCGCCGACGGGGTCCAGATCGACCTGATCAGCGGTGAACGGATGGACGGGATGGCGAGCATGGAGAAGATCCGGATGATCCTCGACAGCGTCCGTGACAGCAACATCGTCATCCTCGAACAGGGGCTCTCGCCCGACGAGGAGTCGAAGCTGATCGAGGTGACGATGACCGAGATCACTCCCGCCGATCCCGATGACTTCAACGGGATCGAGATCGAGACCTACCCTCGTTCTGAGACCGACAGTACTGGACTGTTCGGCCGTCTGATGGGCAAGGAAGACACCTCAAAACTGACCGTGATCGGCCCGGCCAACCAGATCGAGACGCTCCACAAGGACGAAACGCTCATCAGCGCGCTCGTCTCCCGCCAGTAA
- a CDS encoding Era-like GTP-binding protein, with protein sequence MGLFTGLKDSISRVTDRLFSDDEQKRIGIYGPPNAGKTTLANRIARDWTGDAVGPESHVPHETRRARRKENVEIERNGRAVTIDIVDTPGVTTKVDYEEFLDFDIDEDDAVRRSREATEGVAEAMHWLREDVDGVIYVLDSTEDPFTQVNTMLVGIIESQDLPVLIFANKIDLEDSSVQKIANAFPQHETVELSALEGENMDEVYDKIAEYFG encoded by the coding sequence ATGGGACTGTTCACAGGACTCAAGGATAGCATATCGCGGGTGACAGATCGACTCTTCTCCGACGACGAACAGAAGCGGATCGGCATCTACGGACCGCCGAACGCCGGAAAAACGACGCTGGCCAACCGGATCGCCCGGGATTGGACCGGTGACGCCGTCGGGCCGGAGAGTCACGTACCACACGAGACGCGACGCGCGCGTCGCAAGGAAAACGTCGAGATCGAACGGAACGGCCGAGCGGTGACGATCGACATCGTCGACACGCCCGGTGTGACGACGAAGGTCGACTACGAGGAGTTCCTCGACTTCGACATCGACGAGGACGACGCCGTTCGCCGGTCGCGCGAAGCGACCGAGGGCGTCGCCGAGGCGATGCACTGGCTGCGCGAGGACGTCGACGGCGTCATCTACGTGTTAGACAGCACCGAAGACCCGTTCACGCAGGTCAACACGATGCTGGTCGGCATCATCGAGAGCCAAGACCTGCCGGTGTTGATCTTCGCCAACAAGATCGACCTCGAGGATTCGAGCGTCCAGAAGATCGCCAACGCCTTCCCCCAGCACGAGACGGTTGAGCTCTCGGCGCTGGAGGGCGAGAACATGGACGAAGTGTACGACAAGATCGCGGAGTACTTCGGATAG
- a CDS encoding Cdc6/Cdc18 family protein yields MADNDTTPDDAIEPGNSPRSFDVDLDDVVLDDEDEDSQGLFDDLLDSEPIFENKEVLRPSYTPHELPHRKEQINKMATILVAALRGETPSNILIYGKTGTGKTASAKFVSQELESTSQKYQVPCDVEYINCEVTDTQYRVLAQLANKFIEKNQQFVDERLGELRDLREAAEDDRSALDDADFATVEAVDDRIDELVDDREEMEQVPMTGWPTDRVYSVFFDAVDYRERVVVIMLDEIDKLVEKSGDDTLYNLSRMNSELSNSRVSIMGISNDLKFTDFLDPRVKSSLGEEEIVFPPYDANQLRDILQHRSDVAFKPDALTDDVIPLCAAFAAQEHGDARRALDLLRTAGELAERDQSEMVEEAHVRQAQDKIELDRVVEVVRTLPTQSKLVLFSIILLEKNGVHNVNTGEVYNIYKRLCEEIDADVLTQRRVTDLISELDMLGIVNAVVVSKGRYGRTKEISLSVPIDETEAVLMSDSRLGAIEDVQPFVQARFDN; encoded by the coding sequence ATGGCCGACAACGATACCACTCCCGACGACGCTATCGAGCCGGGGAATAGCCCTCGTTCGTTCGACGTTGACCTCGACGACGTCGTCCTCGACGACGAGGACGAGGACAGCCAGGGACTGTTCGACGATCTTCTCGACAGCGAGCCGATTTTCGAGAACAAGGAGGTGCTCCGCCCGTCGTACACGCCGCACGAGCTCCCTCACCGCAAAGAGCAGATCAACAAGATGGCGACGATCCTCGTCGCCGCGCTCCGGGGCGAGACGCCGTCGAACATTCTCATCTACGGGAAGACCGGGACCGGCAAGACCGCGAGCGCCAAGTTCGTCAGCCAAGAACTGGAAAGCACTTCGCAGAAGTATCAGGTTCCCTGCGACGTCGAGTACATCAACTGCGAGGTGACCGACACCCAGTACCGCGTGCTCGCGCAGTTGGCCAACAAGTTCATCGAAAAGAACCAGCAGTTCGTCGACGAGCGTCTCGGCGAGCTTCGTGATCTCCGCGAGGCCGCCGAGGACGACCGATCGGCGCTCGACGACGCCGATTTTGCGACCGTCGAAGCCGTCGACGATCGAATCGACGAACTCGTCGACGACCGCGAGGAGATGGAACAGGTCCCTATGACCGGTTGGCCGACTGACCGCGTCTACAGCGTTTTCTTCGACGCCGTCGACTATCGCGAGCGCGTGGTCGTGATCATGCTCGACGAGATCGACAAGCTCGTCGAGAAATCGGGCGACGACACCCTCTACAACCTCTCGCGGATGAACTCCGAACTCAGCAACTCGCGGGTGTCGATCATGGGGATCAGCAACGATCTGAAGTTCACCGACTTCCTCGACCCCCGCGTCAAGTCCAGCCTCGGCGAGGAGGAGATCGTGTTCCCGCCCTACGACGCCAACCAGCTACGGGACATCCTCCAACATCGCTCGGACGTGGCGTTCAAGCCCGACGCGCTGACCGACGACGTGATCCCGCTGTGTGCCGCCTTCGCCGCACAGGAACACGGTGACGCGCGCCGTGCGCTCGATCTACTGCGCACTGCCGGCGAACTCGCCGAGCGCGACCAGTCGGAGATGGTCGAGGAAGCACACGTCCGGCAGGCCCAAGACAAGATCGAACTCGACCGCGTCGTCGAGGTCGTTCGGACGCTCCCGACCCAGTCGAAACTCGTCCTCTTCTCGATCATCCTGCTGGAAAAGAACGGCGTCCACAACGTCAACACAGGCGAAGTGTACAACATCTACAAGCGTCTCTGCGAGGAGATCGACGCCGACGTGCTAACCCAGCGCCGGGTCACCGATCTGATCAGCGAACTCGACATGCTCGGCATCGTCAACGCCGTCGTCGTCTCGAAGGGCCGGTACGGCCGCACCAAAGAGATCAGCCTCTCGGTGCCGATCGACGAGACCGAAGCCGTGTTGATGTCGGACTCCCGACTCGGCGCTATCGAGGACGTTCAGCCGTTCGTGCAGGCGCGCTTCGACAACTGA
- a CDS encoding S26 family signal peptidase — MTDSHDGDGSDSDPPPSGSRREERAAGPAAEPDDAAPEAQSDDSSPTAADSDGDEGAPDSGIDESPATGAEDPPASDDASAADGEAASPAPTPESGTHADQSVPAPSEDPIGWFRQTDSEAVIVFKDVASSVGIVLVIGLLLFGISGVWPPLVAIESGSMNPHMQKGDLVFIMQEDRLTPDAAVEGTGIVTYQQGKETGYSTFGSYGDVIVFQPNGQDRTPIIHRAMFYVEEGENWYEKANESHIEADSCEEINACSAPHSGFVTKGDNPQTNQQYDQVNQYQIVKPEWIQGTAEVRIPWLGCIRLEFSGTASCGSLFGMSQSPTVDAGQAIGQSGPDEVVGADEMVGSEEVVGTHEAIEAVDTRSIASTGTPIAAPRAETGAIV; from the coding sequence ATGACCGACAGCCACGACGGCGACGGATCGGACTCCGATCCACCGCCGTCAGGGAGTCGCCGCGAGGAGCGAGCTGCGGGTCCCGCTGCGGAACCGGACGACGCCGCTCCCGAAGCGCAATCGGACGATTCGAGTCCGACGGCGGCCGACTCTGACGGCGACGAGGGGGCGCCCGACAGCGGGATCGACGAGTCGCCGGCGACCGGCGCCGAGGATCCCCCCGCCTCGGACGATGCGTCCGCTGCCGACGGCGAAGCGGCGTCGCCCGCGCCGACGCCGGAGTCTGGCACCCACGCAGATCAGTCCGTTCCGGCGCCGAGCGAGGATCCGATCGGATGGTTTCGCCAGACCGACAGCGAGGCCGTCATCGTCTTCAAAGACGTGGCCAGCAGCGTCGGCATCGTCCTCGTGATCGGCCTGCTGCTGTTCGGGATCAGCGGCGTCTGGCCGCCGCTGGTCGCCATCGAGAGCGGGAGCATGAACCCGCACATGCAGAAGGGAGATCTCGTATTCATTATGCAGGAAGACCGCCTGACGCCCGACGCCGCGGTCGAGGGGACCGGCATCGTGACCTACCAGCAGGGCAAAGAAACGGGCTACAGCACCTTCGGCTCCTACGGCGACGTGATCGTGTTCCAGCCCAACGGACAGGATCGGACGCCGATCATCCATCGGGCGATGTTCTACGTCGAGGAGGGCGAAAACTGGTACGAGAAGGCCAACGAGAGCCACATCGAGGCCGACAGCTGCGAGGAGATCAACGCCTGTAGCGCCCCGCACTCGGGCTTCGTAACGAAGGGAGACAACCCACAAACGAACCAGCAGTACGATCAGGTCAACCAGTACCAGATCGTCAAGCCCGAGTGGATTCAGGGCACCGCCGAGGTACGCATCCCGTGGCTCGGCTGCATCCGGTTGGAGTTCTCGGGGACGGCCAGTTGCGGATCGCTGTTCGGGATGTCCCAATCGCCGACGGTCGACGCGGGCCAAGCCATCGGACAGAGCGGGCCTGATGAAGTAGTCGGGGCAGACGAAATGGTCGGATCTGAGGAGGTTGTCGGGACGCACGAGGCAATCGAAGCAGTCGATACACGATCGATCGCTTCGACTGGAACGCCAATCGCGGCGCCGCGGGCAGAGACGGGAGCTATCGTCTGA